In Anabas testudineus chromosome 12, fAnaTes1.2, whole genome shotgun sequence, the genomic stretch ccAGAACATAAGGGAaaagtagaaattaaaaaatcttACTATTTAAGTATTTGGACATTTGCCCGAGTCGAGCATTGACTTAAGATAGATTGAAAGTGTTTAACCATTTGTGGTCTCTCCACAGGTACTGACCATACTGCATGAAGTGTTCCCAGCCGTGAAGGCAGCAGAGATGGCTGTGAAGTTCCGACCCCTGTGGTGGGAAGGCTGGCAGACTCTGGGTCGGGCCCAACTCAACCTGGGAGAGGTGGATCTGGTAAGTATGGCTTGGAATACActccaaatgaaaagaaattacagTATACCACAGCAtgctaacaaaacaaatataagtaCAAATGGAGGAATTGGTGAGAAGACAGCAGAACCTAAACAAATCATAGCATGTTGTACTTAGGTGATCAAGGTCATGCTCACTGCAGTTATTGAAATAAATCCATAGATTGATAGCTTTGAAAAACATTGACTGTGTTAATGTTCCAATATTAAAGCTGGCTCATGGCTACTACCCTATATACTGTGTCAACATTCATCCAGCAGTGTTGCGTAACAGTTCATGGCATCCCCAGAAAATGAGTGATAATCTTCACTGGAATCTTCAAATTTGAATATATGATTTTACAATAAACTATACGTCATTTATTCCTGTTTACTACTTCTTGCAAACGTCTTGGCACTGAGATGAAGTGCCTCTTTCAAAGCACACCTTGCTGCCCGCGGCTTGACGATTGCTTAAATTACCCCAGAACACGCTGGCACCTGTTGATGTATTAAACCTGTGGATCACAGCTACACTGTTCACCCATTTAAAACCAAGCAAACATGTCAAATGTGTGTTGCTCCTACATGTCCTAGAGCAAGAGACCTGTCCTACGGCACCAAAAACAACAATGGGAAGTGTTGAAAGTTACTTGAGCTTAAACTAAACCAAATATGGACACACCTCTTTCTATAATGAAGCCACTGAaaaggaaggggaaaaaaacgCAAATCTATTTTTAGCAAGGCTTGTTCAGTCAAGTATTAGAGTTTTGTATGCGTCAACATGTTTCACTAATGCCTGCTTGTGCAAATGTGAGTTCAgtgatttcccttttttttcttcttcttcttcttcactcctctgtctcactcaaggaaaataaaaaggcacTATTTtcttaatctttaaaaaaatattggcACTGATTACATTGCAGCATGACAGCTCTGTCCAAATTTATCTTCtctatattattgttgttaaattCATTTCCCAGCAAAGCCGGTCAGCCTGTCTACAGTGGCATTTTGTCTGTTGAAGGattactttcaaaataaagacttGATGATACTTGATATGCTCTTTCGGGCACagacagtttaattttaaattttctgGTCATTTAACACTTGATGTTTAATGCATCATTGACACTTGCACAAGATGACTTTAATTACAGATTGCCCACAAAGATCATATTTGAGGGCTGACACCTCGTTGCCTCATATATGATCGATGATCCAGCCAGTGttaaaaagcaaaagacaaattTGTCAAAGCAAATGGATTTTTATTTCTCGAAAATAATTTTTGACTCTGACCTCCATCAGAGTTAATTACTAAACTCATCAATCATCTCAAATAGAATGCAGAGGCGGATTTCACCAACAGCAAATGGTTACAGCTGAAGCGTGACATCACTCAACTTTAATGATGGGTGGCGTTTGAATCTGTTCAGTGGAACAGTTTTTAATATTGATTTGGATGGTCAGCTAAGACATATTGATGACTTCTTAATGAAATCATAAATCGGTCTACAGTACAACATGAAGCAAGTGCTCGTTAACATATGGATGATGCATCAGCCTGCTTAGTCAGTTGCACCAGTAGCACTGTTATATTGTTCATCTGTGAGAATGAAGGTGAAGCCACAAATAGACCTGAAAAAAAATTGGGTTCAATATTCAGCTGGTAGGAGATCATGAACTTCCTTTTACAGAGCGCTTAAAAGCTAGCTTGGGACAACCAAAGCTGATGTGTAGATTTTGATGTAACATTACATAGACAGCAAAGCTAGATTAATGTGTCTACACGAAGTTGCTGTTACAGTGGAGACGTGTGTTTGCTCTGAGACTGTGCTGTAGTTGATATCAAGCAGAGAAAAATCAAAATGATTATTGAATCTAAACTTATGGCAGCATTCCCTTTAAGCCCTTGTGTCTACTATAAATCCTTTTAAAGCTCTTGTTGGTACTGTCTCTACAGGCTGTGAGGTCTTTCCAGGTTGCGATCCATCTCTGCCCATCAGAGTGCACTCTGTGGCAGGAAGACCTGGAGTGGGCACAGCGGTTAAAGAAGCAGCAGTTAGCAACCAAAGAAAAGATTCAGCaagaggaagagacaaagaaacagatcCTTAATGCCCCTGAGCTTGAGCAGGACTATGATTTTGAGTCTGACGAGGTGTTGGCGGCCTGTGTGGCCGTTGCAGAGCGACAGATACATTATGAGGAGCTGAGGAAGACCACTGTGGTCATGGACGCTGAGGGGAATATAAAAACTGTCACTGGGGACGAGGGATCAGAGGACACAGCAACGCCATCAAAGGAACAGTTTGTCAAAGCAAGAGGACTTTGAACTGGTCTCACCTTGAATCTGTTTATCCTGGGCCCATTTGGATTGAATGGTTTAAGAACCAGAGAGCATGTTTATGCTGTTTCATCTCACtgtgaacatttatttttaaattataggAGTGTTTCCTTGGAATAAAATAGTAGAGTTTTGACTAATAAAAAAGTGGCTGGTTGATATTGGCAGTCATTCCATTTAGATTTgatgtacaaatacaaaataaaaacatatattgcAGTTATCCTTAGGATAAAGCAACAAAAAGCAGTGGCTATACAATTCAGAGAACCTGTTGCCTTTATCAGTCAAAACACACCACCACATCTGATGCTGATTGTTGGTGAGCTGTGAGGTGTCAATATGCATCAGTGTTTGTAAAACAGGTTGTTGCTCTAAGGACGCATTCATGCTCAATAAACTCTTATCAAATGTGAATCAAAATGTGTCAtagttttgttgctgttgttgtttctgttgcctGCAGCTTCGTTTTCCCAGCACAAAGagcaaaattacatttttagttttgcCTTTAAAAGCCACTGCACACGGAAACACTCGAGCAAGCACCTGGTTTCAGACAGGCCTGCAGAACAAACCACGTCATTCAGCTGTTGTGGCAAACAACACGAGTGATGCAAAGGAAGACAAAACCTTAAACCACAGGCTACTGAGTGCTCTGTCTCTTGTATAACAGTTATAGATACATTACTTAATTTTTACTAGTAAATTTCTTCAAAACTTGACAACAACAACTGTGACCATTAATTTCAATTTAGCAGTTTGTGCATCTCAATGTTCTAGTGCAATGtcaatatataattaatttatttcctaTAAAAGTGTGTATGTTATTAGAAGTAGCACTAGAAAGGTAATGGTTTATATTAATCACTAAAGAAATTTGATATGAACAAACTCACTGAAAAGCAAACAGGACTCATCATGTACATAGAAACATAACTTACAAGGTTGCTACACATTATAAATGAGCTTAAGTGCTACCCCCACTTTTTAACTAGGTCTATGTGACCGaaacaaagagaacaaataTCTACAAATTGATCTaagttaaatacaaatataaaacaaaaaggctgGATTACATAAGTAGTCGCACCCTTGTCTGTGCCACACCCAAATCATTGCTGGTGCAGCTGTTGTTATTAGAAGTTGCATAATAAGATAAACGGAGGTCACCTGTGTATAATCAGGGTGTGCCAAGTGATTTTAGGTTAAATACACATCTATGTTTACTGAATTGAATcgaatgtttttttcttggtcAACATCACTTGTGAAACAAATCTGTGacaaataattttatttgagATCCGGACACAGTCAGAATATCTGTGGAAGTCGAAGGTCTGACTGGGACTGGGAAACAGGTGCTCTAATGTCCAAGAGACTGAATTCAAATTAAGTCAAGTAAATGTGACATGTTCTTCTCTTAATTGGTGGGTCCAATTACGTTCTGCCAACTGCGATGTCCCTCCCACCATCTTGAAGTTTGTCCTGGCCAATCGGGCAGGATTGAATGACATGGAAGGTTCATCAGCTGATGTTGTTCACCTGGGATTTCCTGGCCCATGTGGTCTTTTGTTCGCTCCCTCCCTACAGCTTATATCCACATGGCACTGGGATCCACATGAACCCTTGCATGCACCAGCTTCTCATATTCTTTAACCCAGCTTGTAAGATGTGCAGTTTCTTAAGATATTGGTGTCTGTAAAAACTTAACAGGTGTAAGCACCAGTGTGCAGTTACAGACAGATGCGCTGTGACGGCCATAGACAGACAAAGGTATAGGTTTGGTAGGGATGAGGATATCGCCTTCTTTCAGCCAGTTTGATTTTAGCAAGCCTAAATTGGTCATCTTGTAAGCTCAAGCTGGAATATTAATAACAGAGAGCCTCAAGTCCTTGTGATAATATCTGGACTATTAGCTGCATCTTCTAGTGTCTGCATAGGTTAATCATTACCTTAATAACTTAACCATAATACTAAACAGGTCaccttaaaataaacaatgccTGTGATAAAAATAGTACTTACACTACTGTTTTATCTTATCCGCTGTTAGCACTATGCTAAAAGCCACATTGTGAACACTTGCTGTATTTAAGTGGCATCTTTCAGTGACCAGTTGTTTTCACAGGCTCCTAATTGCAGGAGTTTAAATCTCTAAAACAGCCTGTCACGTACACTAGAGTGTATCATTGGTGTCAACTGAGGGGAGGAGGAAAGTGGAATTTCCaagaataatattttttttcctctgttcaaTCTGTTTTGTCAATCACTATTTCCTGGCCCCTGAGAAACTCTAGAGCTTTAACAGATTTGTTGGCCCGAAGTCGCA encodes the following:
- the LOC113159746 gene encoding tetratricopeptide repeat protein 33-like, translated to MASFGWKRKVGEKVSKSVVQQFEAEEEKSEKDDGRVEEEVDWLHAIKRRREMLLEDCAAKSKRLEDEGALLAEQGRHWEAIKKWDEAIHLTPDNPLLYEMKSQVLTILHEVFPAVKAAEMAVKFRPLWWEGWQTLGRAQLNLGEVDLAVRSFQVAIHLCPSECTLWQEDLEWAQRLKKQQLATKEKIQQEEETKKQILNAPELEQDYDFESDEVLAACVAVAERQIHYEELRKTTVVMDAEGNIKTVTGDEGSEDTATPSKEQFVKARGL